The Vigna unguiculata cultivar IT97K-499-35 chromosome 11, ASM411807v1, whole genome shotgun sequence genomic sequence TCAAAGCCAAATAACACCAACAATATAACTATTTAAGGAACCAGAACATATTTACATCTCAAACATAGGAAATCCTACGTTTGAATTGATCAAACCTCCGTCTATGACAAGATTATGAGAACTAACAAACTTAGACTCATCACTTGCTAAGTAAAGAGCAGCTTCTGCCACATCGTTAGGCACAGGATACCAACCTTTTAGGTTCATATAAGTCTTGCGAACTCCTTCTTCATCAAGattgaaatatttgttcaaCAACGGTGTCACAATGGCAAAAGGGGACACACAGTTCACACGAATACCGAATTGTCCAAGCTCCACCGCAGTGTTTTTGGTGAGTCCCACTAGGGCATGCTTTGAACTGGTGTAGGCATGTGTAGCTCCTCCACCTATGCATCCTGCAACACTCGCTGTGTTAATTATGCACCCTCTTCTAGCAGGAATCATGACTCTTGCAGCGTGCTTTGTTCCCAGAAATGGACCAACCAGGTTCACACTTATCACTCtctcaaaatcagattttgtgTTGTCGAGTATGCTttttttgaactcatcacctGTACCGGCGTTATTAAACATGATGTCTAGCTTCCCGAACTTGGAAACTGCTGTGTCCACGCACTTTTCGATGTCTTCTTCCTTTGTCACATCGCAATGAACATATATGGCTGATTTCAACTCATTGCAGAGAGAAAGTCCCACATCGTCTTGAATATCAGCCACCACCACGTGAGCTCCATGCTGTGAGAAGAGTCTTGCAGTGGCCTCACCTATGCCGCTGGCACCGCCGGTGATAATCGCCACTTTCCCCTCAAGCCTGCATGTCATGTTATGTTATCAAGCTAATAATTCTCTAatagatttttatattaaaataaagtccAAACAAGTTTACGGTTAAGTGAAAagctataattataattattagttagAATCAAACTTTTTCTATTTAACAACGTAAGAATTCAATCATCATATCGGCCTATTTAATCTATGTCACAAAATAATTGATGTCACATATAACAATATTTCCTTCAACAATTATTGTATTAGGATTATTTGATTGTAACTCAAATCACCTGTCTAATAattgaacaattattttatagtGGAGATGAGATGAACCGAGTCATAATCCAAAAAAAAGAGTTGTGTCCTAAATAATAGTTATAACTTTGTTTTTACCTAGTGATAAATATTTGATCAATATAAAGATTAATTACACATTACAccattccaaaaaaaaataaaaaatgggaaGCATTTGTGTTTCGTAGGTTAGAGTCTCCTTACCTTTTAACAACAGGTGAGAGAACAGAACCATTTGCCATGAGTGAGCGTTTGGGATATATATAAAACCTGGAAAAAGGGTTTTTGAAGTGTTCAACTTAATTGTTCTTCTGAGCGTGAAACATGTGTGTTTTCATCTGAAGCTGCTTAGGTCTTATATAGAGGTATCTCTCATGCAAGAGACGTACATAGGGAGATATAAGATTTTTTTGGGGTAAAAGTGAAAATGGGTATGGATAAGAGGCTGCTTAAAATCTTCCTAACAAAAAAACCAACATAATTTGTAATATGTCATATATGGTATATATCATTATAGggtacaaaatatatatttattattataatacaaaacaaattaaaagataaaaatgaaatttaaaaatattttaaagaacaaTTTAATATGAAACATAAAgctaaaaatacaatataaataaataattttgtagaaaattaaactaaaaactttaaaaatagtttatttagtACTTGAAAGAGTCGTATGCTAAAAATTAAAACGTTTATTTTAACTCATTGTAAAAGAAAACGTAGTAGATAGAGATGTCACTTTAGGTGGTCCCGAATTGATGAATGTTTGTGTGCAAAATCATTCAGAAATTCTCAACTGCTTAGTGGCGTGTTTGGccaaaaaaatagaagacaAATGAGAAATGCATTCATGAAGTCATTGTGTTCCATTACTAGTAGAACTATTATAGCTTAATTAGGGAAGAAACTGTGGGTATGACCTGACATTGGtgtcataaaaaattaacttaacaATTACTTGTagataaataatatagaaatatatgtaaatacGATTAAGTAGATATagtatataaaaatagtattgaatgttatgtaatttttaaaatgatttatgaaattgaaatatatgtaCAAAAAAGGTATTGGCTATGATGCACAGATACAATACGTGTATCGGATACGACACGTATACgcgatatttgaaaaatattgaaaaa encodes the following:
- the LOC114169054 gene encoding secoisolariciresinol dehydrogenase-like encodes the protein MANGSVLSPVVKRLEGKVAIITGGASGIGEATARLFSQHGAHVVVADIQDDVGLSLCNELKSAIYVHCDVTKEEDIEKCVDTAVSKFGKLDIMFNNAGTGDEFKKSILDNTKSDFERVISVNLVGPFLGTKHAARVMIPARRGCIINTASVAGCIGGGATHAYTSSKHALVGLTKNTAVELGQFGIRVNCVSPFAIVTPLLNKYFNLDEEGVRKTYMNLKGWYPVPNDVAEAALYLASDESKFVSSHNLVIDGGLINSNVGFPMFEM